The DNA region ctccctattcattcatgggacatgggcgttgctggctggccagcatttatagcccatccctagaatcatcgaaaccctatagtgcagaaggaggccattcggcccatcaagtctgcatcgacgacaatcccacccaggctctatccccataaccccacacatttaccctgttaatccctctaacctacgcatccaaggacacgaaggggcaatttagcatggccaatccatctaacctgcacagctttcagactgtggggggggaaaaccggagcacccggaggaaagccacggagagaacgtgcacactccaaccctcctgcctcacagcgccagggatccgggttcgattcccggcttgggtcactgtctgtgtggagtttgcacgttctccctgtgtctgcgtgggtttcctccgggtgctccggtttcctcccacactccaaggatgtgtaggttagggtggattggccatgataaattgccccttagtgtccaaagatgtgcgggtttggtggattagctatggtgacTTGACCCTGAATAGCAGGGGTActggcaaggtaaatacatgaggttaaggggatagggcctgggtggggttgttgtaggtgcaagctcgatgggctgaatggcctccttttgcactgcagggattctatgaaagagcaaAGCCTCGTGTCGTTATCCGCATTGCTGTTTGCTGTGCTCAAATGCGTTGCGTGACCCGAACGACCTCACTGGCTGTGAAGGGGAGATGCTATCTAAATGCGGGCCCCTTTTCCCCCTGTGTCTTCTTTAGCCTGACTCGCCCCTCCTTTCTGTCCCCCCCCTTTACAGGTCTATCACGACAGAGCAGCCGAAAATGATGCCTACGCCACCACGATCCAGTGCACGGCTTACCGAGAGGGCTGTGATTGGACAGGGACGCTGCGGAACTACCTGGTaagctgggggaggggaagggggcacaGTGACCCAATGAAATTCCTgaatctggagggggggggggaaaatgagagaataatctggggaggagggtgttgtcggtgctgagggagtgctgcactgctgaagggtctgtactgagggagtgccgcactgtcagagggtcagtgctgagggagtgctgcactggcggagggtcagtgctgagggagtgctgcactgtcagagggtcagtgctgagggagtgctgcactggcggagggtcagtgctgagggagtgccacactggcggagggtcagtgctgagggagtgccgcactggcggagggtcagtgctgagggagtgccgcactgtcagagggtcagtactgagggagtgccgcactgtcagagggtcagtactgagggagtgccgcactgtcagagggtcagtgctgagggagtgctgcactgtcagagggtcagtgctgagggagtgctgcactgtcagagggtcagtgctgagggagtgctgcactgtcagagggtcagtgctgagggagtgctgcactgtcagagggtcagtgctgagggagtgccgcactggcggagggtcagtactgagggagtgccgcactgtcagagggtcagtgctgagggagtgccgcactggcggagggtcagtactgagggagtgctgcactgtcagagggtcagtgctgagggcgtgccgcactgtcagagggtcagtactgagggagtgccgcactgtcagagggtcagtgctgagggagtgccgcactgtcagagggtcagtgctaagggagtgctgcactgtcagagggtcagtgctgagggagtgccgcactgtcagagggtcagtactgagggagtgccgcactgtcagagggtcagtataagCTGAATTTCTTGGGTGTGTTTCCACTGAATGGAACCCTTTCTTGAAGTGTAATTCGACTgttgacctctctctctctctctctccctcagcgcACACACCGGGCCAAGTGCGACTTCCACGTGGTCCCGTGTTCCAACGTCACATTCGGCTGTGAGGCGATCGGCCTCAGGAAGAAGATGGCGCTACACGAGACGCAGGAGTGCGAGTGGCGGATGGAACTGTGTCCCCAGTGCCAGACCTTCTGCGTCCACAAGCTGCGAGAGGTGGGTGGCGAGGCTGGGTTGGTGGTGGGACGCGTGTGGGGCAGCGGGTGTTAACCACTTGCCGTTGGTACTAACCGTGTCAATGTGCATTGATGTAGCACCTCTGAGAGTGTAAAACAGGAATGTTATCCATCAGTGTCTGACATTAAGCAACGTTGCGTGACTGGAAagcttgtggggagggggggtgcttgtgggagcagagagaggtttagggagtgaattccagcacTTGGGGGGCCCAATGGTTGAAggcagagcggcacagtggttagtattgcagccacacagcgccagggacccgggttcgattcccggcgtgggtcactgtctgtgtggagtttgcatgttctccccatgtctaggtGGGTTTTgcccccacaggccaaagatgtgcaggttaggtggattcaccatgttaatttgtcccttagtgtcagggggattagcagggtaaataggtggagttatggggatagggcctgggtgggattgttgtcagtgcagattctgcactgtagggattcgatgattcaggCAGGGAGTTGCCACCCTGGAAGATCCCATCGGCAGGctgggttggaaaatcccaccctcagagtATTCCTGGGGGTTTTGACACACAGCTTGGCCCTGCACTCACgcgatgaatccagaaactcagctaatgttctggggacctgggttcgaatcccgccacggcaaatggcggaatttgaattcaatttaaaaaaacggaatctactgatgaccatgaaaccattgtcgactgtcgggaaaaacccatctggttcactaatgcccctttgggaaggaaatctgctgtccttacccagtctgacctacatgtgactccagagccacagcaatgtggttgactcttaactggcttcgggcaactagggatgggcaataaatgctggcccagccagcgatgcccatgtcccacgaattaataaatggTTAAAGGAAGTgagtctctgtgctctctcctgtCGTAGCATTCGGAGGGCGTGCGGTGTTCCGGATGCTGACTTTGATTTGTTTTCCTCAGGATCACACTGCGTCCTGCGTCAAACGGAAGGAGGAGTGTCCAGTCTGTGGCCAAACTGACCTGACTCAGGCCGATGTAAGCAGCCTTCCTTTCTGCTTTTAAATCTCAATTCCAGTGGGAATCGGGCACAGGGATGTTCCCGTTCTATAGAGGGCTGGGATTAGTGGAGGTGTGGGATCCCTGTCTGAATTTCCTCATTCTTCACTCTCCTGTCAGAGATTTCAGAATGGGCCCTCATTCTGACCCGGTCATTGTTTAAAACCCCCTTCCATCATCCTCAATCTTCCGTTATTCTCATCTGTCCATCTAGAAACTGCTCTTCCCTCATCCTTTGTCTTCCTCGTGCCTCCTCGTGCCCTCTGCCTCGCACTCTGTGTCGAAAGCTggctgtgtgtttttttttgctgaagtTGTATCTATCTTTTCTCACCAGTTGGAGGCGCACTGTGATCCTCAGCACGGTACCTGCCCCAATATCCAGGTGTCCTGTCCCTTTAAAGATATCGGCTGTCTGGAGAAGGTAAGTTCAAAGCATCGACaatctactgaccctctgacagcgcggcactccgtcagcactggccctctgactgacagtgcggcactccctctgtaccgaccctctgacagcgtgGCAGTCCCtctgtaccgaccctctgactgacagcgtggcactccctctgtaccgaccctctgactgacagcgtggcactccctctgtaccgaCCTTCTGACTGACAgcgtggcactccctctgtaccgaccctctgacagcgcagcactccctcagcactggccctctgactgacagcgcggcactccctcagcactgatcctctgacagtgcggcactccctcagcactgatcctctgacagtgcggcattccctcagcactgatcctctgacagtgcggcactccctcagcactgatcctctgacagcgcggcactccctcagcactgaccctctgacagcgcggcactccctcagcactgaccctctgacagcgcggcactccctcagcactgaccctctgacagcgcggcactccctcagcactggccctctgactgacagcgcggcactccgtcagcactggccctctgactgacagtgcggcactccctctgtaccgaccctctgacagcgtgGCAGTCCCtctgtaccgaccctctgactgacagtgtggcactccctctgtactgaccctctgacagcgcggcactccctctgtactgatcctctgacagtgcggcattccctcagcactgatcctctgacagtgcggcattccctcagcactgatcctctgacagtgcggcactccctcagcactgatcctctgacagtgcgtcattccctcagcactgatcctctgacagtgcggcactccctcagcactgatcctctgacagtgcagcactccctcagcactgaccctctgacagcgcggcactccctcagtactgaccctctgacagtgcggcactccctcagcactgaccctctgacagtgcggcactccctcagcactgaccctctgatagtgcggcgctccctcagcactgaccttctgactgacagcgcggcactccctcagcactggccttctgactgacagcgcggcactccctcagcactgaccctctgacagtgcggcactccctcagcactggccctctgacagtgcagcactccctcagtactgaccctctgacagtgcagcactccctcagtactgaccctctgacagtgcggcactccctcagcactgaccctctgactgacagtgcagcactccctcagcactggccctcagtCGTTCACTTGGGGTGGGATGTAGGATCTGAAGGCCTGACCTATTGAGGGGGCCCAGGGCACCGATCATTGGCGTGAAtgggttggcgggggggtggggtggagacggGATGGGTGCCACCTTTCTAACCTTGCCTCTCGTTCTCCATCCGACAGCCCCGACGGAGAGACTTGGACGAGCACCTGCGGGTGGCCCAGCCCACGCACCTTCTGCAGATGCTGAGCCTGACAGCGGGCCTGCGTTCCGGGAAGGCGTCGGAGGGGGAGCGGACGGAGAGCCCCCAGCAGCCGGCCGAGCGGGTGGGGATGCGGGCCGGTGAAGCCCCCAggcagggggcggaggggggggaagtGACGGTGGCAAGGGGGTCGGATCCGGGAATGCTGGAGCTGGCCAGGAAGGCGGAGGGTCTGGAGAAGTCGGTGCGCGGCCTGGACAGGGACCTGGACAAGTGCGGCCAGGTGATCGAGCTGCTGCAGCAGAAGTGCCTCCATTACGAGCAGGTCATCCTTGGGCTGCAGCAGAAGGTGCGATGCCAGGAGGGCACAGCTAGCGGGGGCTTCCCTGGCCCCTGCCCGCCCGTCAGCACCAACGGCATCCTGCTCTGGAAGATCAAAGACTTCTCCTCCTGCCTGGCGGCTGCCAAGTCGGAGCGGCGGCCCTCCTTCTACTCGTCTGCTTTCGCCAGTCACCCCTTCGGATACCAGCTCTGCTGCCGCATCTACCCCAACGGCGATGGCAGCGGCAAGGGCAGCCACGTCTCCCTCTTCCTGGCCATCGTGCGGGGAGAGTACGACGAAGTGCTCCCCTGGCCCTTTCGCCAGAAGGTCACCTTCCTGCTGCTGGACCAGGTGAGCCAGAAGCACCTGAGGGAGTCCTTCTCGCCCGACACACTGAGCGGTTCCTTCCAGCGGCCCCGCACCCACATGAACGTGGCCAGCGGCTGCCCCACCTTCGCCAGGCATGACCTCCTCCTGAGGACCCCCAGCAACTACCTGAGGAATGACACCCTCTACATCAAGGTGGTGGTGGACACGGCCGGCATTCCGCAGTGATCCCCGGCGCTCCGACTGCCTTTTAACATCAGTGTCCATTTCTCTGGAACAATGGGGAAATTATGGAGCCTCCCCCTGTCCACTATCCAACTGTCTGGAATTGTTGGGAAATTATGGAgttccccccctccaaccccgtcCACTCTCCGACCGTCTGGAACGGTtagcaaattttaaaatttattcattcatgggacatgggcgtcgctggttgggccaagatttattgcccatctctagttgcccttgaactgagcttctcgctcagccatttcggagggcagttgagagtcaaccacattgctgtggctctggagtcacatgtaggccagaccgggtaaggacggcagatttccttccctaaagggcattagtgaacccagatggggctttttccgacaatcgttttatgatcgtcagtagattcttaattccagagatttttatttaattgaattcaaattccaccgtctgccgtggtgggattcgaacccggctccctggaatattagccgagtttctggattaatagtctggcgataataccactaggccatcgactCCTCCATACTGGGgaaacccccccccacctttctgTCCACTCATGGACTGTCAGGAACAGTTGGAAGACTATGGAgccgcccccccccgctccttTTTGTGGTCAACGGTATCCTTAAGTTGCACAGAGGATGTGGGGCAATTGAAGGGTGGGTAAAAGGCTTCCCTGCCCCCGCAACCTaatacacaccaccctgactacATCACCTGGCTACCCAACACTAGGAGAAGAACTGCAGAGTGGGCGAACGAGAGACTGTGAGCTGAATTCTCCTCCGTTTTGTCCAGGGGTGTCGGGGGTGCACTGGCAAATTGGTGTATCACCcagaactacccccccccccccaccccacctcctccccctttaCAGCACTTTACTCGCAAGGAAatattctatttatttatttattgatgtgACAATAATTTATCAACAGATGTttagttttgtgtgtgtgtgcgcgcgcatgttTGCATTGTTACCACTATCGAACTCCTTTTTGAATAAATGTTATTCTGGTGTGAACAGTTTGTgcgttttatagaacatagaaaagctacagcacaaacaggcccttcggcccacaagttgcgccgaacagtttccttaccttctaggctcatcgataactctctatcttactaacctccatgaacctatccaaaagtctcttaaaagactcaatcgaatccgcttccaccaccactaccggcagccgattccacgcactcaccaccctctgagtgaaaaacttacccctaacatctcctctatacctactgctcagcaccctaaacctgtagcctctcgtgacaaccatttcagccctgggtaaaagcctctgagaatccactttatcaatacCTCtcgacatcttatacacctctgtcaggtcacctctcatccttcgcctctccaaggagaatagacctagctcgctcaacctatcctcataaggcataccacttaatcccggcaacatcctcgtaaatctcctctgcacccgttctatggcttccacatcctttctgtaatgaggcgaccagaactgggcacagtactccaggtggggtctgaccagggtcctatacagctgcagcattatctcccgatttctaaactcaattcctctattgatgaaagccagcattccatactccttcttaaccacagcctctacctgcgacgccgctttgagcgtcctatgaacctggaccccaagatccctctgttcttccacactgccaagcatcttacccttaatattatattcttccatcctattcgacctaccaaaatgaaccaccacacacttatctgggttgaagtctatctgccacttctccgcccagtcttgcatcttatctatgtctcattgcaactgctgacatccctctacactatccacaacacctccaacctttgtgtcatcagcaaacttaccaacccatccttccacttcctcatccaggtcatttataaaaatcacaaagagcaagggtcccagaacagatccctggggcaccccactggtggctgacttccactctgaaaaagacccatctacaaccactctttgccttctgtgggcaagccagttctgaatccacaaagcaatgtccccttgtatcccatgccccttaactttctccataagccttgcatggggcaccttatcaaatgccttactgaaatccatataaaccacatctgccACTCTTCCCCTGtgtaagtgtctagtcacatcttcaaaaaactcaatcagatgaGTTATGAACCTGGCCAATttcaaccccccaaccccctcgcaGCTTTAGGATGGGGTAGCAGCATTGAAAATATGTTTGGCGCGTTGCTagcccccacagtccgaaagacgtgctggttagtgttctgtagggtccattcattccttagaatagacagagacagcactgataCGAtgcatttcttttattgaacagaatttaaaattaaaacatcacagagagagaaaattggAGAGAGATACTGGCTTTTGCCAGTCCTGTACTGATTAAAGAACTCAAAACAGACTGACCGCTGCGCATACAGTTCCAAAACTATATGTTACCTTTTCTCTTGTATTGAAATTGTTCGGTACATGCTGTCTCTGACTACCAAAACAAATCCTCACATCAGTGGCTGTGGAAAAGCTTGTTTTGGTTATGGAAAGCCTGTTTTTGCTTGCATTGTACTTTCAGAAATGCAGCCAATTTTTCAAGCTAAGTccagcatgcctgctgagtttaatataaggagcgggagtaggccatctggcccctcgagctctctccaccattcaataagatcatggctgatctttttgtggactcagctccacttacaccccccgctcaccatagcccttaattcctttactgttcaaacatttatgtattcttgccttaaaaacattcaatgaggtagcctcaactgcttcactggacagggaattccacagattcacaaccctttgtgtgaagaagttcctcctcaactcagtcctaaatctgctcccccttattttgaggccatgccccctagttctagtttcacccgcctgtggaaacaacctccctgcttctatctgatctattcccttcataatcttatatgtttctataagatctcccctcattcttctgaattccaatgagtatactcagtctctcctcataagccaaccctctcaactccggaatcaacctagtgaatctcctctgcaccccctccagtgccaatatatcctttctcaagtaaggagaccaaaactgtctaCAGCACTCCAGgtaaaatgtggtcaagttaactttaaaagcttagcatttaaatataattgcataggcagaaatatcttaaaatgaagtcctgGCATAAATAAAGCAAACCatatacattggccgtgctaatttgtccctcagtgtacccggacgggcgccagattgtggcgactaggggattttcacaataacttcattgcaatgttaatgtaagccaatttgtgacattaataaataaactttacaatacATATTTAAGTAGCGGCTTTACCACAGTGAAGCTCTGCTTATTAGACAGCCGCCCACTCGTACCCAACAGCGGGCATTTACTGAGGACACTGAATATAGGGAAATATCCAAAGGTGTATCACAGTGACGCCTTCAAACAAGGTTTAACATTCAGTTATAAatactaccagagcaggtcagagagcaGGAATaccgcagcgagtaactcacttcctgactccccaaagcctgtccaccatctacaaggcacaagtcaggagtgcgatggaatattccccacttgcctggatggatacagctccaacaacactcaagaagctcaacatcatctagggcagcacaatggcacagtggttagcactgctatctcacagcgcccgggacccgggttcaattccgtactcgggtcactgtcggtgagtttgcacattctccccgtgtctgcgtgggtttcctccagatgctccggtttcctcccacaaagatgtgcaggttaggtggattggccgtgctaaatagccccttagtgtcaggggaattaatggggtaaatgtgtggggttatggggatagggtctgggtgggactgtgatcggtgcagactcaatgggccaaatgccctccatcTGCACTTTAAAGATTCTATGAGACAGATTTAAAactaacatgggcggcacggtggcacagtggttagcactgctgcctctcagcgccagggacccgggttcgattcccagcttgggtcactgtctgtgtggagtctgcaccttctccttgtgtctgcgtgggtttcctccgggtgctccggtttctcagATCACTTGATtattaccccttccacaaacatccactccctccaccaccgctcagtagcagcagtgtgtaccatctacaagatgcactgcaccaattcactaaagatccttagacagcaccttccaaacccacgaccacttccatctagaaggacaagggcagcagatacatgggagcaccaccatcctgacttggaaatatatcggccattccttcgcagtcactgggtcaaaatcctggaattccctccctaacggcattgtgggtcaacccacagcacatggactgcagcgattcgagaaggcagctcaccaccaccttctcaaggacaactagggatgggcaataaatgctggcttagctaaTGTCATCCACCTTCCACCTTCTGTGAGTGAATGAGAAAAAAACCTTAAAGGATTGAAAGACTGACAGGGAAATGGCTGGAAAAAAAATATGGAAAAAGTTTGAATGGATTTGCTGTACAAGTCCTGAAGTGATTTCAGAAGCAATGGCTTGCTGCTACCGGAGATGTTTTCTTTCCTCTCTGGCCTGTGGAAATGAATTTAAAACATGCTCACTTCAGACACGGAGTGATTTTGGGATTAAAATGGTACAACACCATCCTCTGCTGGCGATGGGCAGTACTACACTGCTTGAGCAGCAGcgctctggtgttgtgagacttcttactgtattgaccccagtccaacgccggcatctgcacatcaatgcaccctaaccagcacatctgtcagactgtgggaggaaaccggagcacccagaggaaacccacacagacacagggagaatgtacaaactccacagagacagtgacccaagctgggaatcaaacctgggtccctggcgctgtgaggcagcagcactaacccactgtgccatatcGCAAAGAGCAGTGGCAAGCGGGACActtgggaaacttttaaagacTAACACAGCGTtactaaaagaacaaagaacaaagaacagtacagcacaggaaacaggcccttcggccctccaagcctgtgccgctccttggtccaactagaccaatcgtttgtatccctccattcccaggctgctcatgtgactatccaggtaagtcttaaacgatgtcagcgtgcttgcctccaccaccctacttggcagcgcattccaggcccccaccaccctctgtgtaaaaaacgtccctctgatatctgagttatacttcgcccctctcagcttgagcccgtgacccctcgtgatcgtcacctccgacctgggaaaaagcttcccactgttcaccctatctatacccttcataatcttgtacacctctattagatctcccctcattctccgtctttccaaggagaacaaccccagtctacccaatctctcctcatagctaagaccctccataccaggcaacatcctggtaaaccttctctgcactctctctaacgcctccacgtccttctggtagtgcggcgaccagaactggacgcagtactccaaatgtggcctaaccagcgttctatacagctgcatcatcagactccagcttttatactctataccccgtcctataaaggcaagcataccatatgccttcttcaccaccttctccacctgtgttgccaccttcaaggatttttggacttgcacacctaggtccttctgtgtttctatactcctggtgactctgccatttattgtataactccttcctacattatttcttccaaaatgcatcacttcgcatttatccggattaaactccatctgccacctctccgcccaattttccagcctatttatatcctgctgtattgcccgacaatgctcttcgctatccgcaagtccagccatcttcgtgtcatccgcaaacttgctgattacaccagttacaccttcttccaaatcatttgtatatatcacaaatagcaggggtcccagtacagagccctgcggaacaccactggtcacagacctccagccggaaaaagacccttcgaccactaccctctgtctcctatggccaagccagttctccacccatctagccacttctccttgtatcccatgagccttaaccttcttaaccaacctgccatgtgggactttgtcaaatgccttactgaaatccatatagacgacatccacggcccttccttcatcaaccgtttttgtcacttcctcaaaaaactccaccaaatttgtaaggcacgacctccctcttacaaaaccatgctgtctgtcactaatgagattgttccgttctaaatgcacatacatcctgtctctaagaatcctctccaccaacttccctaccacggacgtcaagctcaccggcctataatttcctgggttatccctgctacccttcttaaacaacgggaccacattcgctatcctccaatcctcagggacctcacctgtgtccaaagaagcgacaaagatttccgtcagaggcccagcaatttcatcaggccctggggctttgtcagttttaatgttccctaaaaaacctaacacttcctctcttgtaatggag from Mustelus asterias chromosome 8, sMusAst1.hap1.1, whole genome shotgun sequence includes:
- the LOC144497826 gene encoding TNF receptor-associated factor 3-like, with product MVALVSGITPVNPSNSSCLLCSACCFLLIKPKQTECGHRYCTACLENLFKTENEADCTVCQQKVLRSKVYHDRAAENDAYATTIQCTAYREGCDWTGTLRNYLRTHRAKCDFHVVPCSNVTFGCEAIGLRKKMALHETQECEWRMELCPQCQTFCVHKLREDHTASCVKRKEECPVCGQTDLTQADLEAHCDPQHGTCPNIQVSCPFKDIGCLEKPRRRDLDEHLRVAQPTHLLQMLSLTAGLRSGKASEGERTESPQQPAERVGMRAGEAPRQGAEGGEVTVARGSDPGMLELARKAEGLEKSVRGLDRDLDKCGQVIELLQQKCLHYEQVILGLQQKVRCQEGTASGGFPGPCPPVSTNGILLWKIKDFSSCLAAAKSERRPSFYSSAFASHPFGYQLCCRIYPNGDGSGKGSHVSLFLAIVRGEYDEVLPWPFRQKVTFLLLDQVSQKHLRESFSPDTLSGSFQRPRTHMNVASGCPTFARHDLLLRTPSNYLRNDTLYIKVVVDTAGIPQ